The Streptomyces sp. NBC_01276 genome contains the following window.
GGAGGGCCGCCGGGCCGTCGCGGACTACATGCGCGACTACCCCGACCACATCGACCTCCACGACTTCCCCGACGTGACGATCCACCGGACGACCACCCCCGGGACGATCGTGGTCGAGATGCGCGGAGTCGGCCGCCTGGTGAAGACCGACAGCCCCTTCGAGATGACCTACATCGCCGTGGTCACCGTGAAGGACGGCCTCATCACCTCCTACCGCGACTACTGGAACCCCCTCGCCGTGGCGCGGCCCGGCCTCGGCCTCGTGGGGACGGACCGATGAACGACCGCGACGACATCCTGGTCATCGGGGCCACCGGCACCACCGGCCGCCGCGTCACCGCCGGGCTCCTCGCCGAGGGCCACCGGGTCAGGGCCGCCGGCCGCGGCGCCACCCCCGTCGAGGGCGCACGGGCCGTCCGTTTCGACTGGAACGACCCCTCGACCTGGGACGAGGCCCTCGACGGCATCGGCCGCGCCTACCTCGTCCCGCCCATCGGCTCCTCCGACCCGGCCGCGGTCATGCTGCCGTTCCTCCGCCGGGCCGGCTCCACGGGCCTGCGCCGCGCCGTGCTGCTCAGCTCCTCGGCGATCCCCGCCGGCGGTCCGGCCGTGGGCCAGGTCCACCGGGAACTGCCCGCCCTGGTCGAGCAGTGGGCGGTCCTGCGGCCCTCCTGGTTCATGCAGAACTTCACCGGCGACGCGCCCCACGCCCGCGGCATCCGCGAATCCGGCGCCATCCGGACGGCCGCGGGCGACGGCCGCGTCGGGTTCGTCGACGCCGAGGACATCGCCGCAGTCGCCGTACGCGCCCTGACGGACACCCGGTCCCCCGACACCGACCTGGTCCTGACCGGCCCCGAGGCCCTGAGCCACGACGACGTCGCCGCGATCATCAGCCAGGTCACCGGCCGCGCCGTCGCGCACCGCCACCTGACCTTCGAGGAGTTGCGCGACCGCTGGGCGGCCGAGATCCCGCTGGAGTTCGCCACCATGCTGGCCGGCATGGACCGGGCCATCGCGGCCGGCGCCGAGGACCGCACCACGGACACCGTCCTGCGCCTCACCGGCCGCCCCCCGGGCACCTTCCGCGCCTTCGCGGAGAGGGAGGTGCCCCCGCGCGGCTGACGCTCCGCCGAGGAGGAAGGGTCCGGCGCCCGCCGACACCCGGGCGCCGTCCCGCCCGCGACAGCGCGTATCTTCGACTGGCCCGCCGACACGATGCGGCCCGCCCCGCACCACACGGGCCGTCGGACATCATGAACCGGTCAGGGGCCCGGACGGGCCGCAGACCAGGAGGAGGACCCGTGACCCAGCGGCCGGAGCGCGCGGACGCCCTGCGCAACCGAGAGGCCGTACTGGCCGCCGCCGACGCCCTCTTCGCCTCCAGCAGCAGCCCCCACAGCGTGTCGATGGACGACATCGCCACGGCCGCGGGCGTCGGCAAGGGCACTCTCTTCCGGCGCTTCGGGGACCGCGCCGGCCTGATCGGTGCCGTGATCGCCTCCCGCCTCGAACCCCTCAAGCGCGACGTGCGCGAAGCACGGGACGCGCCCGGGTCCGCGCCGCGGCAGCGGGTGCTGGACCTCCTCGACGCCTCGCTGCGCTTCAAGATCGAGAACCGGAACCTGATGTCGGCCGCGGAGGACGCCGGGATCAGCAGCCCCTACCGGGCCGACCACTACGGCTGGTGGCACGACATGCTCCGGGCGGAACTCGACGGGGTGCCCACCGTCCACGACCCGGACTTCACCGCCCACGCGCTGCTCGCCGCCCTCCGCGCCGACCTCGTCGCCCACCTGATCGACGAACGGAAGATGACGCCGGAACGCCTGCGGTCCTCGCTCGCGGCCTACGTCGACAACGCCCTCGGCACCGGCCGGAACGCACCGGGGTGAACCGAGCCGGGCCTGGTCACGCCGAGGCCGGCCATGGACCGGTCGCCTCAGGCGTACGGGTCGCCCAGCGCGGTGAGGATCTCGCCGACGGTGCCCTCGAAGAGCGGCCCGGGGTCGGTGAGGGCGAAGTCGAGGTGCCCGAAGACCTCCACCGCGACGGCCCCGTACAGCCGTGCCCAGCAGGCGACGAAGACGTAGATCGCCTCCAGCGGCACCGGCTCCCCCGCCAGGTGTTCGCGCACCTCCTCCAGTTGCGCCGCCCAGACCGGGTCCAGAGCGGCGGGAGTCCGGACGGCGCCGCGCCGCCAGAGCTCGACCATGAGACCGAGGACCACGCCCCCGAAGCGCCAGCCGGGGTCGTGGGCGGCGGACCCGGGCGCGGTGTCGGTGTCCGCCACGGGCCTGGCGAACAGCAGGGCGAACTCCCGCGGACGGGCCAGCGCCCAGCGGCGCAGCTCGCCGCAGACCTCGCGCAGCCGCCGCCCCGGCTCGTCGGCGGGCCGCCGCTCGCGCGCCGCGGCCAGGGTGTCGGCCAGCTCGTCGTACAGGTGTGAGACCAGGGCCTGGACCAGCTCCCGGTGGCCGGCGTAGTAGCGGTACAGACCCGGCGCGGTCAGGCCCATCTCACGGGCGACGGCGCGCACGGTCACCGCCTCGGGGCCCTCCTCGACCAGCAGCCGCCGCGCGATGCGCATCGCATCGGCGAGCGCCTCCTCGCGCACGCGGTGGCGCCGTCGGCCCGCGGCCGTTCCCGGGATGTCCGTCATCTGCGCGGGCCCGCCTTCCACTTGACAAAGTTAACGGGTATCACTTTAGCTCTCCACAGGAGTTAACACTGTAAACAATTGCTCGGGGGACTCATGAAGTACGGCATCGTGCTGACCTACACGCTCACTCCGCGCTGGCTGGCGCTGTCGCGCGAGGAACGCAACCGGATGCGCAGTACGTACATCGAGCCGGTCTTCGCACGGCACGCGGACCGGATCACGGCCCGGTTCTTCGACGCCGAGGCCTTCGGCGGCAGCGGCTTCTCCGACTTCGCCGTACTGGAGACCGAGGACCTGGGCGCGTACTACTTCCTCGTCGAGGCCCTGCGCGACACCCCCCTCATCAGCGACGGCCACCTCGTCCTCGGCGAGGTCCTCCTCGGGGTCCGGGACGGCTTCCAGGCGTACGAGCACGCCCTCTCCCCCGCCGCCGCGACTCCTGCCGCCCCGGCGTGAGCGGACCCGCCCGCGCCGGGGCGGCCCGTGTCGCGCAGGCCGGTCCCGCCCGGCTCCGGCCGCTCCGGTACGGGATCGGGACCTCGTCGTCACGTCGCGGGGATGGACCCGGTGGCCGAAAACTGGCTCAGTGGGAGCAGCCCGTCGTCACGGTCCATGTCCGTGGCAGCGGGGCCCTGTTCCGACCGGCCAGCATGTGACCCCAGGGGGTTTCGCGCCATGAGCGACGGCAGAGGTGGACCGGACGTGCCGCGTCCGGAGAACGACGCGTCGGTCCCGTCCCACGGGACCGCCCCGGACGTCGGCGGAGGGTTCACCGACCCGGCCCCGGGCGGGGACGGCATCATCGTCCAGGGAGGCCGCACGGCTTCCGGCTCGCCCGACCCGGCGCGGGCGATCGGCCCGAAGCAGGACGACCCGCGAGCCATCGGCCCCAAGCAGGACGACCCCCGGGCCATCGGCCCCAAGCAGGACGACCCCTGTTCGATCGGCAAGGGCATCATCGTCCAGGGCGGGCGCACCGAGCACCCGGACAAGAAGGCGCGTCAGAAGCGAGCCAAGAAGAAGACGAAGACCATGGCGCTGATCATCGGCGGTGCCCTGGTGGTCGCCGCGGGCGGGGTCTTCGTCGGACAGCGGCTCGGCCACGACCCGGCCGTCCTCCAGCCCCAGGCGGTGGCCACGCCCTCCGGCGCCACGCCCTCCGGTGCCGCGTCGGCCGACGCGCCCGGCGGCGCCCCCGCCCCCACGACCTCCTCCGACAGCGGCGGCCCCGCTCCCGCCACCGGCCCGAGCACCCCCGCCTCGAAGGCGGGCACACCGACGCCCGCCGCCTCCAACCCGCCCGCCCGCGGCGGCAACAGCCCCTCGCCGGCCCGTACGTCACAGCCGCCGAAGCAGTCCGGCGCACCCGCCCCGGCCGCCCCGCCGGTCCTGTCACTGCGTCCGACCGGAGTCCAGGAGTACTGCGCGAACGGCGAGTGGCCGAACACCCTGGTGGTCCGCAACAGCGGTGGCGGCAGCCTCGTCTGGTCGGTCGGGCAGCTGCCCGCCGGGGTCACCGTCAGCGAGGAAGGCGGGTCCCTCGCCGCCGGCGCCTCACAGGTGATCACGCTGGGCGGCCGGGCCGAAGCCCCGCCCGCCAACGGCCGGTTCACCATCGGCTTCTCCGGCAACGGCGGCAGCGGCCGGGTGACCGTCACCTGCGCATGACGTGAGGGGCCGCGGCCGGGGCCCGCGCCGGAACCGGTTCCCGCCCGGGTCTGGCGTGAAGCAATGAATCACTGCTTCAATCCTTCCCATGCCCTACCGCCGACCGCCCGCCGTGCAGGCCCGCCTCGACGCCCGCCGCGACCGGGTCCTGGAAGCCGCCGTCCGCCTGCTCTCCCGGGAGGGGTACGCCGGCTGCTCCGTCGCCGCGATCGCGGCTGAGGCCGGTATCTCCACCGGGAGCGTCTACCAGTCGTTCTCCGGCAAGTCCGAGCTCGCCGCCGCCCTCTTCCGGACCCTCGTGGCACGGGAGGTGGAGGCGGTGACCGCCGCCGCGGACCGGCCAGGGACCGCCGCCGAGCGGGTGGCCGCGGCCGTCGAGACCTTCGCCTCGCGGGCGCTCCAGGCACCCCGGCGGGCCTTCGCCCTGTTGGCGGAGCCCGCGGATCCGGCCGTCGACACCGAACGCCTCGTCTTCCGGCGGGCGTTCCGCGACGTGTTCGCCCGACAGGTCGCCGCGGGCGTGGCCGTCGGCGAACTGCCTCCGCAGGCGCCCGAACTCACGGCCGCCGCGCTGGTCGGGGCGATCGCCGAAGCGCTCGTCGGGCCGCTCGCCGACGGCGACGCGGCCCCGGGCGAGATCATCCCCGGCCTGACCACCTTCACCCTGCGTGCCCTTGGAGGACACGATGCCGCAGACGCATGAGGTCACCAACCAGGTACCCCCGCACCACGGTTACGACGCCGCCGCGGACCCGGCCCTGCTGGAGGCCCTCGACCGCGAGGGAGCCGGCCGGGCCGCGCCGGAGCTGCACCGCCTCGGCGTCCTCGCCGGCTCGGAGCAGGCGGCGGAGTGGGGGCGGCTGGCCAACGAGAACGAGCCCGTCCTGCACACCCACGACCGCTACGGCCACCGGGTCGACGAGGTCGAGTTCCACCCGTACTGGCACGAGCTGATGCGCACCGCCGTCTCGCACGGGCTGCACGCGGCCCCCTGGACTCAGGACGAACCGGGCGCGCACGTCGCCCGCGCAGCGAAGTTCATCGTCTGGAGCCAGGTCGAGGCGGGCCACACCTGTCCGGTCTCCATGACGTACGCCGCCGTCCCGGCACTGCGCGCCGCGCCCGACCTGGCCGGGTGGCTGGAGCCGCTGCTGGCGTCCCGCACGTACGACTTCGGGCTGCGCCGGCCCGACACCAAGCGCGGGCTGATCGCCGGCATGTCGATGACCGAGAAGCAGGGCGGCTCGGACGTCCGCGCCAACACCACGACCGCCGTACCGGCCGGGGACGGAACGTACCGGCTGACCGGGCACAAGTGGTTCACCTCGGCACCCATGTCGGACGTCTTCCTGACCCTGGCGCAGGCCCCGGGAGGACTGTCCTGTTTCCTGCTGCCCCGGGTCCTGCCCGACGGCACGCGCAACCGGCTGCTGCTCCAGCGCCTCAAGGACAAGCTGGGCAACCGCTCCAACGCCTCCTCCGAGATCGAGTACGACGGGGCGTTCGGCTGGCTGGTGGGCGAGGAGGGGCGCGGGGTCGCGACCATCATCGAGATGGTCAACACGACCCGCCTCGACTGCGTCCTGGGCGGGGCCTCCGGGATGCGGCTCGGTCTGATCCGGGCCGTCCACCACGCCACCCACCGGCGGGCGTTCGGCAAGGCCCTCATCGACCAGCCCCTGATGCGCAACGTCCTGGCCGACCTGGCCCTCGAATCCGAGGCCGCGACGGCCGTCGCCATGCGCCTGGCGGGGGCCACCGACCGGGTCGCGCGCGGGGACTCGGACGAGGCGCTGCTGCGCCGGCTGGGCCTGGCCGTGACGAAGTACTGGGTGTGCAAGCGCGCCCCCGGGCACGCCGCCGAAGCCCTCGAATGCCTGGGCGGCAACGGCTACGTCGAGGAGTCGGGCATGCCGCGCCTGTACCGGGAGGCGCCGCTCTCGTCCATCTGGGAGGGCTCGGGGAACGTCGCCGCTCTGGACTCGCTGCGCGCCATGGCGCGCCAGCCGGAGACCGTCGAGGCCTTCTTCGCCGAGGTGGGCCGGGCGGCCGGCGCCGACCGGCACCTGGACGCGGCGGTGGCCGGGCTCCACAAGCAGCTCGCCGATCCCGCCGAGGCCGAATACCGGGCCCGGCAGCTGACCGAGACCATGGCCCTGGCCCTCCAGGCCTCGCTGCTGCTGCGGCACGCCCCGGCCGCGGTCGCCGACGCCTTCTGCGCGTCCCGGCTGGGGGGCGAGCACGGCGGCGCGTACGGCACCCTCCCGACGGGAGTCGACACCGAGGCCGTCCTCGCGCGGGCGGTGACGGCCGCCGTGTGAGCCGGGGGCCGGCCCGGGGCCGGAAGCCGGTGGCCGGCTCGGCCTTGAGCTCCCGGTGGCGAAGAGGTGGTACTTCGCCTCGCCCTTTCCGTGGTGCATCCAATCGACTCGCCACTGCAACCGGGGCACCCTCCCGGAACGTCTGGGCCGCTGACGGCAGGCAGCCGGGGCGCGGCGGCGGGCGACGGAACGGGGACGGGACATGAGACGGGCGTACGGCAACACGATGCTGGTCACCGCCGTGGCGGCGGCACTGGGACTCTCGGCCTGCACCCCGTCCGGGGAGCCCGGCTCCGGGGCGCCCGCACGGCCCACCGGCGGATCCGGGACCGCTCAGGCGTCCCCCTCCGCCCACGCGCCGGGCACCGGCGGCCCGTCCGGGGCTCCGCACCCGACGTCCCACCCCTCGGGAGCCACCCCGGGAAGCCCCGCGCCCTCGGGGCACGCGGGCGGGTCCCCCCTCGTGCGTACGGGTGTCCCGTGGAACCTGGACCGGCTCGACCAGCGCACCCGCCCCCTCGACGGCCGCTTCACGACGGGCACCGACGGCCGCGGGGTCCACGTCTACGTGCTGGACACCGGCATGGACCTCAAGCAGCCCGAGTTCACCGGACGCGCCACTCCCGGCGCCGACTTCATCGGGGTCCCGGACGAGGGCGACTGCTACGGCGGGGACGGACTGGGCCACGGCACGTTCGTGGCCGGCATCATCGGCGGCCGTACCTACGGGGTCGCCCCCAAGGCCGAACTCGTACGCGTCCAGGCCATCGGCTGCGAAGAGGGCGGCAGCAGCGGGCCGGGCAAGGACAGCCCGCCGGCGGGCGAGACCTCCGTCATCAAGGCCGTCGAGTGGGTGACCGCCCACGCCCGGCGCCCGGCCGTGGTCAACATGTCCCTCAACCTCAAGACCCGCTCGCCGGCGCTCGACGCCGCCGTGCAGCACCTGGTCGAGTCCGGGATCCCGGTCGTCGTCGCGGCGGGCAACTTCAACGACGACGCCTGCGGACACTCGCCGGCCGGCGCCCACGGCGCCATCGTCGTGGCCGCCTCCACCGCCGACGACCGCCACTGGCGGGACACCGAGGGCTTCGGCTCCGGGTACGGATCCTGCGTGGACCTGTACGCCCCCGGGGACAAGGTCACCTCCGCGGTGGCGGGCGGCAGCGGTACCGCCACCAGCGACTCCGCCGCCACCTCGTGGGCCACCCCGCACGTAACGGGCGCGGTGGCCCTCTACCTCTCGGCGCACCCCGGAGCCACACCCGCCCAGGTGCGCACCTGGGTCACCCAGCAGGCCACCCGGGACGCCCTGACGGCCGTCCCACCGGGAACCCCCAACCGGCTCCTGAACACCTCCGCCCTCTAGGAGCGAACCATGACCTCCGTCCTCACCAGCACCTCCGGGTACGCCGAGGCCTCCGACGCACTCGCCGAGCAGTACGAGAGCGTGACGTTCGAGGACGTGCACGCGGGTGTACTGCACCTGCTGCCGCCCCCCGGCGCCCGGGTCCTCGACATCGGCGCCGGCACCGGCCGGGACGCGTCGGCGCTGACGGCGCTGGGCCACACCGTGGTCGCCGTGGAGCCGACCGACGAACTCCGCGCCCACGCCCGGCGGATCCACGCCGCCGACCCGATCACCTGGCTCGACGACGCGCTGCCGGACCTCACGGCAACGGACCGGCACGGCCCGTACGACCTGATCGTCATCTCGGCGGTCTGGATGCACCTCACCGCCCCCGAACGGGAACGGTCGATGGCCCGCGTCGCCGCGCTGCTGGCCCCGGGCGGTCTGCTGGTCCTCTCGCTCCGGCACGGCCCGGTGCCGGCGGGGCGGCGGATGTTCGAGGTCACGGCGGCGGAAACGATCGCACTGGCCGGGTCCCGGGGGCTGGCCTGCGTCCGCCACGGGGACAGCGCGGACCCGCTCGACCGGGGCGGCGTGCACTGGAGCGACCTCGCCTTCACCAAGGGCGACGACGAAGAGTCCTGACGGGACCGGGATCCCGCTGCGGCTCACTCCTTGCCGAGTGTGGCCGCGTGATCGGGCACGACGGTCCGGAGCTCCTTGGGCGGCCTCTCGTATCCCGTCGACGGGGGCCGGGACGGCAGCACGAGCGAGGGTACGACCACGTCCCCGTAGGGGACCGAGGACAGCAGGTGGGCGATCATGTTGACCCTCGCGCTGCGCTTGTCGTCGCTCTCGACCACGTACCACGGGGCGTCCGCCGTGTCCGTGTGGACCAGCATGTCGTCCTTGGCCCGCGAGTACGCCTCCCAGTGCGTGAGCGACTCCAGGTCCATCGGGGAGAGCTTCCAGCGCCGCAACGGATCCTCCGCCCGGCGGCGGAACCGTTCCTCCTGCACCGTGTCGCTGACGGAGAACCAGTACTTGCGGAGCAGGATCCCCTCTTCGACCAGCATCCGCTCGAAGACCGGACACTGCCGCAGGAAGAGCCGGTGCTCCGCGGGCGTGCAGAAGCCCATGACGTGCTCGACTCCGGCGCGGTTGTACCAGCTGCGGTCGAACAGGACGATCTCCCCGGCGGCCGGCAGGTGCGCCACGTACCGCTGGAAGTACCACTGCGTGCGCTCCCGCTCCGTCGGCTTCGGAAGGGCCGCGATACGTGCCACGCGGGGGTTGAGGTGTTCGGCGACACGTTTGATCGTGCCGCCCTTGCCCGCCGCGTCGCGCCCCTCGAAGACGACGACCAGTCGGGCGCCCTCCTCGCGCACCCATTCCTGGAGCCTGACCAGCTCCGTCTGGAGCCGTAGCAGTTCGGCCTCGTAGACCGCCTTGCCGAGTCCCATTACCGTCCTCTCCCCATCGTCGTCGGACACTTCGATCAACTCAGTCACGGCCGGCGTCCACGCGCAACGATGTCCCCCGGGCCCCGGCGTGTCGATACGCTGGCCGCGGGTCGGGGCATCGGGCGGCAGCCGGAGGGGAAACGAGTGGGTGTGGGGAATCCGTTGACGCAGGTACCCAGGATGCGACTGGACGAGCTGCTGGACGAGCTCCAGGTCCGCATCGACGAGGTGCGCGGTACCCGCGACCGGGTGCACAGCCTGTTGGAGGCCGTCGTGTCGGTGGGGCGGGAGCTGGACCTCGCCCAGGTGCTCCGGCGCATCGTGGAGGCGGCCGCGCTGCTGGTCGACGCCGAGTACGGCGCCCTGGGCGTCATCGGCCCCGACGGCCGCACGCTCGCCCAGTTCCTGACCGTGGGGCTCACCGACGCGGAGATCGCCGACATCGGTCCCCTGCCGGCCGGTCACGGCCTGCTCGGCGAGGTCATCCACCACCCGGAGCCCCTGCGGCTGACCGATCTCGGAGCGCACTCCTCCTCGCACGGGTTCCCGGCCCATCACCCGCCCATGCGCACGTTCCTCGGCGTGCCGATCCGGGTCCGTGACGAGGTGTTCGGAAACCTCTATCTGACCGACAAGCGGGGCGGGGTCGACTTCGACACCGAGGACGAGACCGTGATCTCCACCCTCTCCGTGGCGGCGGGCGTGGCGATCGACAACGCGCGGCTCTACGAGGGCGCGCAGCGCCAGCAGTTGTGGCTCAGGGCCAACGCGGAGATCACCGAGAGCCTGCTGTCCGGCAGTTCGCGCCCGGCGGTGCTGGAGCTCATCGCCCGCCGCGCCCAGGAGATCACCGGGGCGCGGCTCGCGAACATCGCCGTGCCGGTGGACGGCGTCGACGGTCTGGTCGTGGAGTTCGCCGCCGGCGTGGACAGGGCCGCGTGGCAGGGCCTCGTCGTGCCCTTCGACGGCACGCTCTCCGGAGCCGCGCACCGGGCGGGCAAGCCCGTGACGGCCATGCAGGCCTCGGGCGACGGGCGCTACCCGGCCGAGGACCGGATACGGGGGCGGGACGGGCTCGGACCTGCCGTCGCGGTGCCGTTGGGCACTGCGGGCGGGGAGAGCCGGGGCGTCCTGCTGCTCTCGCGCTCGGCGGGCGATCCGGCGTTCGGCGAGGGTGAGCTGGAGCCGATCGTCGCCTTCGCGGGTCAGGCGGCGATCGCTCTGGAGCTGGCGGAACGGCGTCGGGACGCCGAGCAGATAGCACTGCTGGAGGAACGCGACCGGATCGCCCGCGACCTGCACGATCTGGCCATCCAGCGGCTCTTCGCCACCGGCATGACCCTGCAGAGCGCCGCCCGGCTGGTGGAGCACGAAGGGGCTGCCGAGCGGGTCGGCCGGGCGGTCGACGACCTGGACGAGACCATCAAGATCATCCGCTCGACGATCTTCGGGCTCCGCACCAAGGACCGCGAGAGCGGCCCCGGGCTGCGGGCCCGCGCCGCCCGGGCCGTCGGCGACGCGGCGACCTCCCTGGGCCATCCCCCTCGCCTGAGCATGGAGGGGCTCCTCGACACCGACGTACCCGTACAGATCGCCGATCACGTGGTGGCGGCGCTGGGCGAGCTCCTCAGCAACGCGGCCCGCCACGCGCGGGCGACCCGGGTCGGCGTGACCCTCAAGGCCGGACGGGGCGAGATCGTACTGACCGTCTCGGACAACGGCACGGGCATTCCCGCGCAGGGTCGCAGGAGCGGGCTGCGCAACCTCGACGAGCGGGCACGGAGCTCGGGCGGGACCTTCACCGTGGAGACTCCCGAGGAGGGCGGCAGCAGGCTGGTGTGGCGGGCGCCGCTTCCCGGCAGCGGCTGAGGAAGGCGGCACCGGGTCAGCGGCGGACCATCAGGGCGGGTGGCGGCGGTGCGGCCTCCAGGCGGAAGCCCGTGACGAGATCCGGGCGGATCCGCAGGGCGCCGGTCATCGGCCGTCCCACCCAGGGGCGCAGCAGGTCCGCGTACCGCTCGGCGTCGGCCACCGGTCGCGCGTAGCCGGTGACGACCACGCTCCAGCCGAGATGCGTGTCGGGATCGATGACGTCCGCCTCGTAGGCCACCACCACGCCGGGGGCGGCGGCGGGTTCCGCGAGGGAGGCCAGTGCCCCGCCTTCGTGGATCCGGACGATGACGTCCTCGCCCTCGACGAGGTGGTTCACCGCTCGAACGGCGGGCAGCGCGTGCCGCGTGAAGACGATGCGTCCCAGCGACACCGTGGCGAGGAGCCCGAGGGCCTCCGCCCTGTCCAGCTCCCGCATGTGCCGGGCGGCCGTGGTACCGGCGGTCCGGCCGGCGGGCCGGCGCATGCCTTCCCGATCCATGACGGGCGCCTTCGTCCGTTCCCGCTCGGCCCTTCCCGCTCCGACCGGCTCCGCGATCACGAGACGACGAACTTCAGGTCGTGGTCGGCGGCGAGCACCCGCATCGACTTGACCACCAGGGGTGGGACGTCGCACAGGAGGAGCCGCGTTCCCGCCGTACGGCAGTGGCGGTCGAGACGGGTCAGGAGGTCGATGCCCGCGCTGTCGCAGAAGGAGAGGCCGCACAGGTCCAGGACGATGTTCCGGTGGCCGGACGCGGCGAGTTCGCGCAGGCGTGGCCCCACGTGCCCGGCCGTGTAGAAGTCGAGCTCTCCGGCCAGGGACATCCGCAGACCGCGGTCGTCCCGGGCCACGGTCTTCAGGTCGATCAAGGCGGTCGTCATGACGTCCTCCGCGCTGCCTGCGGCTCCGTGGAGTCGCGCCGTTCCCCGTACCCCGTCAGTCCATCCGGTGCCACCCGCGCCCGGAAAGGCCCGGCAGGCCCTCGGGGCAGGGCCGAAGGTCCCTTTTCCGGAGGGCCGGGCCGGGGCCCGTCGTCCGGGGCCCCGGGCCCCGGGCCGATGAGGGCCGATCGGCCCTGGCCGTCCGGCCCGTCCGACGGGCAGGATGCCGGTGTCCGTGCGTCCGGGACGAACCCATGCGAAGGAGTTGCTTCATGACCGGCAGCAGTGCCCCCTCCCCCGCGACGGAGCCCATCCGCGTCTTCCTGCTCGACGACCACGAGGTCGTCCGCCGGGGAGTGCACGACCTGCTGGACGCCGAGCCCGACCTGACCGTGGTCGGCGAAGCGGGCACGGCGGAACAGGCACTGGTCCGCGTTCCGGCGCTGCGTCCCCGGGTCGCGATCCTGGACGTACGGCTCCAGGACGGCGACGGGGTGAGCGTGTGCCGTGAACTGCGCTCGCGGATGCCCGAGCTCGCCTGTCTGATGCTCACGTCGTTCGACGACGAGGACGCGCTGCTGGACGCCGTGATGGCGGGGGCCTCCGGGTACGTCCTGAAGCAGATCACCGGCACCGACCTGGTGACCGCCGTCCGGACGGTGGCCGCCGGCCAGTCGATGCTCGATCCCGGGGCCACCACACGGCTGATGGCGCGCATGCGGGGGGACGTGCCCGAAGAGGAGCGGGTCCCGGGGCTGCCCGGCTTCACGGACCGGGAGAAGGAGATCCTCCTCATGGTCAGCGAGGGACTCACCAACCGGGAGATCGGCAAGCGGCTCTACCTCGCGGAGAAGACCGTCAAGAACATCATCTCTCGGCTGTTCGTCAAGCTGGGGGTGGAGCGGCGCGTCCAGGCCGCCGTGATCGCCAGCCACGCCCTGACCCCGCCCGGCCGGCACCCGGCCTCCGCCCCGGCCCCGACCCCGGAGTAGGCCCCGGAGTAGGCCCTGTCCCTCCCGGGCCGGCACGCGCGTCAGGGGCCCGTCCCCCTCCCGGGGAGCGGGCCCCTGACGGCCGTTCGGGCGGGCGTCAGCGCGTCACTTGACGTTCACGGCCTTCCACGCGGCCGCCACCTGCTGGTACTCGGTGCCGGTCGAGCCGTACAGGTCGGCCGTCGCCTGCAGGGTCGCGGTGCGGGCCCCCGCGTAGTTGGTGGTCGACGTCATGTAGGTCGAGAGCGCCTTGTACCAGATCTTGTAGGCCTTGGTCCGGCCGATCCCCGTGACGGTGGAACCGTCGTAG
Protein-coding sequences here:
- a CDS encoding response regulator; the protein is MTGSSAPSPATEPIRVFLLDDHEVVRRGVHDLLDAEPDLTVVGEAGTAEQALVRVPALRPRVAILDVRLQDGDGVSVCRELRSRMPELACLMLTSFDDEDALLDAVMAGASGYVLKQITGTDLVTAVRTVAAGQSMLDPGATTRLMARMRGDVPEEERVPGLPGFTDREKEILLMVSEGLTNREIGKRLYLAEKTVKNIISRLFVKLGVERRVQAAVIASHALTPPGRHPASAPAPTPE
- a CDS encoding pyridoxamine 5'-phosphate oxidase family protein, with product MDREGMRRPAGRTAGTTAARHMRELDRAEALGLLATVSLGRIVFTRHALPAVRAVNHLVEGEDVIVRIHEGGALASLAEPAAAPGVVVAYEADVIDPDTHLGWSVVVTGYARPVADAERYADLLRPWVGRPMTGALRIRPDLVTGFRLEAAPPPPALMVRR
- a CDS encoding STAS domain-containing protein, with amino-acid sequence MTTALIDLKTVARDDRGLRMSLAGELDFYTAGHVGPRLRELAASGHRNIVLDLCGLSFCDSAGIDLLTRLDRHCRTAGTRLLLCDVPPLVVKSMRVLAADHDLKFVVS
- a CDS encoding class I SAM-dependent methyltransferase; its protein translation is MTSVLTSTSGYAEASDALAEQYESVTFEDVHAGVLHLLPPPGARVLDIGAGTGRDASALTALGHTVVAVEPTDELRAHARRIHAADPITWLDDALPDLTATDRHGPYDLIVISAVWMHLTAPERERSMARVAALLAPGGLLVLSLRHGPVPAGRRMFEVTAAETIALAGSRGLACVRHGDSADPLDRGGVHWSDLAFTKGDDEES
- the ppk2 gene encoding polyphosphate kinase 2: MGLGKAVYEAELLRLQTELVRLQEWVREEGARLVVVFEGRDAAGKGGTIKRVAEHLNPRVARIAALPKPTERERTQWYFQRYVAHLPAAGEIVLFDRSWYNRAGVEHVMGFCTPAEHRLFLRQCPVFERMLVEEGILLRKYWFSVSDTVQEERFRRRAEDPLRRWKLSPMDLESLTHWEAYSRAKDDMLVHTDTADAPWYVVESDDKRSARVNMIAHLLSSVPYGDVVVPSLVLPSRPPSTGYERPPKELRTVVPDHAATLGKE
- a CDS encoding GAF domain-containing protein, producing the protein MRLDELLDELQVRIDEVRGTRDRVHSLLEAVVSVGRELDLAQVLRRIVEAAALLVDAEYGALGVIGPDGRTLAQFLTVGLTDAEIADIGPLPAGHGLLGEVIHHPEPLRLTDLGAHSSSHGFPAHHPPMRTFLGVPIRVRDEVFGNLYLTDKRGGVDFDTEDETVISTLSVAAGVAIDNARLYEGAQRQQLWLRANAEITESLLSGSSRPAVLELIARRAQEITGARLANIAVPVDGVDGLVVEFAAGVDRAAWQGLVVPFDGTLSGAAHRAGKPVTAMQASGDGRYPAEDRIRGRDGLGPAVAVPLGTAGGESRGVLLLSRSAGDPAFGEGELEPIVAFAGQAAIALELAERRRDAEQIALLEERDRIARDLHDLAIQRLFATGMTLQSAARLVEHEGAAERVGRAVDDLDETIKIIRSTIFGLRTKDRESGPGLRARAARAVGDAATSLGHPPRLSMEGLLDTDVPVQIADHVVAALGELLSNAARHARATRVGVTLKAGRGEIVLTVSDNGTGIPAQGRRSGLRNLDERARSSGGTFTVETPEEGGSRLVWRAPLPGSG
- a CDS encoding S8 family serine peptidase, with the protein product MRRAYGNTMLVTAVAAALGLSACTPSGEPGSGAPARPTGGSGTAQASPSAHAPGTGGPSGAPHPTSHPSGATPGSPAPSGHAGGSPLVRTGVPWNLDRLDQRTRPLDGRFTTGTDGRGVHVYVLDTGMDLKQPEFTGRATPGADFIGVPDEGDCYGGDGLGHGTFVAGIIGGRTYGVAPKAELVRVQAIGCEEGGSSGPGKDSPPAGETSVIKAVEWVTAHARRPAVVNMSLNLKTRSPALDAAVQHLVESGIPVVVAAGNFNDDACGHSPAGAHGAIVVAASTADDRHWRDTEGFGSGYGSCVDLYAPGDKVTSAVAGGSGTATSDSAATSWATPHVTGAVALYLSAHPGATPAQVRTWVTQQATRDALTAVPPGTPNRLLNTSAL